In Bacillus rossius redtenbacheri isolate Brsri chromosome 9 unlocalized genomic scaffold, Brsri_v3 Brsri_v3_scf9_2, whole genome shotgun sequence, one DNA window encodes the following:
- the LOC134542996 gene encoding lipase member H-A-like, producing MCPAASSLLPYAVLAVYLGDDRFTLTTRPKGECSHCVRLNLTEDIGFLLFTRQNPRSPHRLLAGDDARLRSSPFDLRAPTVVYIHGFSEHWAGLGASAIRDAYLERGHYNVVVVAWQTMAAGPWYARAVANCKVCGRHTATFLDYLVSRGLDLASLHVVGFSLGAEVAGYVGGFLASGRLPRVTGLDPAFPLFVLRTSRNRLSRGDADFVDVIHTDGGAFGFPGALGHADFYPNGGTAPQPGCRLAQHLASGQLQDIVSCSHQRAWKLYAESVRSECSFRATRCHHWFAHVLGLCADGDRAYMGLAASPRARGKYFLRTRDRPPFGLSEGPCEQQGPLRASPPRFGRTRSSRARSRG from the exons GCGACGACCGCTTCACCCTGACCACGCGGCCCAAGGGCGAATGCTCTCACTGCGTGCGGCTCAACCTCACGGAGGACATCGGCTTCCTGCTGTTCACCAG GCAGAACCCCAGGAGCCCGCACCGGCTGCTGGCGGGGGACGACGCCCGCCTGCGGAGCTCGCCCTTTGACCTGCGCGCGCCCACCGTCGTCTACATCCACGGCTTCTCGGAGCACTGGGCGGGGCTGGGCGCATCCGCCATCCGGGACG CCTACCTGGAGCGCGGCCACTACAACGTGGTGGTGGTGGCGTGGCAGACCATGGCGGCCGGCCCGTGGTACGCCCGCGCCGTCGCCAACTGCAAGGTCTGCGGGCGGCACACGGCAACCTTCCTGGACTACCTGGTGTCGCGCGGCCTGGACCTCGCCTCGCTGCACGTGGTCGGCTTCAGCCTGGGCGCCGAGGTGGCCGGCTACGTGGGCGGGTTCCTGGCGTCCGGCCGCCTGCCGCGCGTCACAG GTCTGGACCCGGCCTTCCCGCTGTTCGTGCTGCGCACGTCGCGCAACCGCCTGAGCCGCGGCGACGCCGACTTCGTGGACGTGATCCACACGGACGGCGGCGCCTTCGGGTTCCCGGGCGCGCTGGGGCACGCCGACTTCTACCCCAACGGCGGCACGGCGCCGCAGCCCGGCTGCCGACTGGCGCAGCACCTCGCGAGTGGCCAGCTTCAGGACATCG TGAGCTGCAGCCACCAGAGGGCGTGGAAGCTGTACGCGGAGTCGGTGCGCAGTGAGTGCAGTTTCCGCGCCACCAGGTGCCACCACTGGTTCGCCCACGTGCTGGGGCTGTGCGCAGACGGCGACCGCGCATACATGGGCCTCGCCGCGTCGCCCAG GGCGCGGGGCAAGTACTTCCTGCGCACGAGGGACCGCCCGCCCTTCGGCCTGAGCGAGGGGCCCTGCGAGCAGCAGGGGCCGCTTCGGGCGTCTCCGCCGCGCTTCGGCCGGACTCGGTCCTCCCGTGCCCGCTCGCGGGGAtga